Proteins encoded in a region of the Flavobacteriaceae bacterium HL-DH10 genome:
- a CDS encoding TonB-dependent receptor gives MMKLIKMRKVFFSCPEFDFKFKLIILLLCITVFQVQAKEEKVTDFRNEIQKRTITGVVKDNQGVPLPGANVIVKGTSNGVVTDFDGEFELNIDESAKILEVSFIGYETIDVAIGNKSVFSIVLNENQEALDEVVIVGFGTQKKESLVSSITTISPKEIKGPTSNLTTMMAGRVPGMISYQRSGEPGADNSDFFIRGLGSFGSGKVNPLILIDGIESSTTDMARLQPDDIDSFSVLKDAAAAAVYGARGANGVVLIKTKRGKAGKTSFSLRSESRLSSNVKNFNFADNITYMQLANEAVLTRNPKAALPYNQNKIYRTSVGDNPLLYPSNNWIDELISDNTFNQGYNLSASGGGDKARYYVSGTYNVDNGVLNVEGINNFNNNIKLRNYSLRSNIDMNLTSTTTAAVNIYGQFDDYTGPVGGGGRIFNLALWSNPVKFPKVYPSSFLPFVDHPLFGGAQASNNTGSAVLINPYAEMVRGYQTSKASTIQAQVELKQDLNFITKGLSARAMAYVRRYSFFQVSRAYNPFYYSSTISPVTGELNIDVLNDGGQGSVGVTGTEYLNYSEGGKELDSRIYLEAAINYNRTFNDVHTITGMLVNLMSSYELGNAGSVQASLPNRNHSFSGRFTYGYDDRYLFEFNFGYNGSERFAKGSRYGYFPSLGFAYRVSNEDYWSSLKDVVSDFKIRFTHGLVGNDAIGNVDDRFFYLSTVNLNDFNYSSTFGEQFGYSRPGVFTDRYSNYNIGWEKSEQTNVGLDLEFFNSLNITVDAFKQKRTNILEVRQNIGATLGLTAIPSTNFGEMNSSGFDGNITYNKSFNEDWYTQLRANFTYATSEILVHDEVSYPEDLAYRSLVGNSASQGYGYIAERLFIDHEETLNSPTQFGDYTGGDIKYRDVNGDGLITENDRVPIGYPTVPEIVYGFGGTVGYKGFDFSVFMQGAARSSFFINPQNIAPFVINGSAQNGLLKVIADNHWSEDNRDSYAFWPRLSDQFVENNNQPSTWWMRDGSFLRLKTVEAGYNFNESFVSKLGMQSARLYFSGNNLAVWSKFRLWDPEMGGNGLGYPIQSVYNLGLKIDF, from the coding sequence ATGATGAAATTAATCAAAATGAGAAAAGTATTCTTTTCTTGTCCTGAATTTGATTTTAAATTTAAATTGATCATACTGTTACTATGTATTACAGTATTTCAAGTTCAAGCAAAGGAAGAAAAAGTAACGGATTTTAGAAATGAAATCCAAAAGCGAACCATTACAGGTGTAGTTAAAGATAACCAAGGGGTGCCATTACCTGGTGCCAACGTTATTGTAAAAGGAACATCGAATGGAGTAGTAACCGATTTTGACGGTGAATTCGAGTTAAATATTGATGAATCTGCAAAAATTTTAGAGGTATCATTTATTGGATATGAAACTATAGATGTTGCAATTGGAAATAAATCAGTATTTTCAATTGTATTAAATGAAAACCAAGAAGCATTAGATGAAGTGGTTATTGTTGGTTTTGGTACCCAGAAGAAAGAAAGCTTAGTAAGTTCCATTACCACTATTTCTCCTAAAGAAATAAAAGGTCCCACCAGTAACTTAACCACAATGATGGCAGGTAGAGTACCTGGTATGATATCCTATCAACGAAGCGGAGAACCCGGAGCAGATAATTCAGATTTTTTTATTCGTGGTTTAGGGTCGTTTGGATCAGGTAAGGTTAACCCGTTAATTTTAATTGATGGTATTGAATCCAGTACTACCGATATGGCGCGACTACAACCAGATGATATTGACAGTTTCTCTGTGTTAAAAGATGCTGCTGCCGCTGCCGTTTATGGAGCACGTGGTGCCAATGGGGTAGTATTGATTAAGACTAAAAGAGGAAAAGCTGGTAAGACATCGTTTAGCCTAAGATCAGAATCGAGATTATCTTCTAATGTAAAGAATTTTAATTTTGCTGATAACATCACCTACATGCAATTGGCTAATGAAGCTGTTTTAACACGAAATCCAAAAGCGGCTCTTCCATATAATCAAAATAAAATATACAGAACATCTGTTGGTGATAATCCATTATTATACCCTAGTAATAATTGGATTGATGAATTAATTTCTGATAATACTTTTAATCAGGGCTATAATTTAAGTGCTTCTGGTGGTGGTGATAAAGCCAGATATTACGTTTCAGGTACTTATAATGTAGATAATGGTGTTTTGAATGTTGAAGGTATTAATAATTTTAATAACAATATTAAACTAAGAAATTACTCTTTAAGAAGTAATATAGATATGAACCTGACATCTACAACGACTGCAGCGGTTAATATTTATGGACAATTTGATGATTATACAGGACCAGTGGGAGGTGGTGGACGTATTTTTAATCTGGCACTTTGGTCTAACCCAGTTAAATTTCCAAAGGTATATCCGTCTAGTTTTTTACCTTTCGTAGATCATCCATTATTTGGTGGTGCTCAGGCGAGCAATAACACAGGGTCAGCAGTATTAATTAACCCGTATGCAGAAATGGTAAGAGGGTATCAAACTAGTAAGGCTTCAACCATACAAGCTCAGGTAGAACTTAAACAAGATTTGAATTTTATTACAAAAGGCTTGTCTGCAAGAGCTATGGCGTATGTTAGACGTTATTCTTTTTTCCAAGTATCAAGAGCATATAATCCATTTTATTATTCATCAACTATAAGCCCAGTAACTGGGGAACTTAATATAGATGTATTGAATGACGGTGGACAAGGAAGTGTTGGAGTTACAGGAACCGAATATCTTAATTATAGTGAAGGTGGAAAGGAATTGGATTCACGTATTTATTTAGAAGCGGCGATTAATTATAATAGAACTTTTAATGACGTTCATACTATAACAGGTATGTTAGTTAACCTAATGTCAAGTTATGAGCTAGGTAATGCTGGAAGTGTTCAAGCTTCCTTACCCAATAGGAACCATAGTTTTTCTGGTAGATTTACTTATGGGTATGACGATAGATATTTATTTGAATTCAATTTTGGTTATAATGGATCTGAGCGTTTTGCTAAAGGAAGCAGATATGGGTATTTCCCTTCTTTAGGGTTTGCATACCGTGTTTCTAATGAAGATTATTGGAGCTCTTTAAAAGATGTAGTTAGCGATTTTAAAATTCGTTTCACTCATGGTCTTGTTGGTAATGATGCCATTGGGAATGTAGATGACCGCTTCTTTTATCTATCTACTGTAAATCTTAATGATTTTAATTATAGCTCTACCTTTGGTGAACAATTTGGATATTCTAGACCAGGTGTTTTTACAGATCGTTATTCCAATTATAATATTGGTTGGGAAAAATCTGAACAAACAAACGTTGGTTTAGACTTGGAATTTTTCAATTCATTAAATATAACAGTAGATGCTTTTAAACAAAAAAGAACTAATATTCTAGAGGTACGCCAAAATATTGGAGCAACATTAGGGCTTACGGCTATACCATCTACAAATTTTGGAGAAATGAACAGTAGTGGTTTTGATGGTAATATTACTTATAATAAGTCCTTTAATGAAGACTGGTATACACAATTAAGAGCGAACTTTACTTATGCTACAAGTGAGATTTTGGTACATGATGAAGTATCCTATCCAGAAGATTTGGCCTATCGTTCTCTTGTGGGTAATAGTGCTAGTCAAGGTTATGGTTATATAGCTGAACGTTTATTTATAGATCATGAAGAAACATTGAATTCGCCAACACAGTTTGGAGATTATACAGGGGGTGATATTAAATATCGCGATGTAAATGGTGATGGCTTAATTACAGAAAATGATAGGGTGCCCATAGGCTATCCTACAGTTCCAGAAATTGTTTATGGTTTTGGAGGTACAGTGGGATATAAGGGATTTGATTTTAGTGTCTTTATGCAAGGAGCTGCGAGATCATCATTTTTTATTAATCCACAAAATATTGCACCATTTGTAATAAATGGTTCTGCTCAAAATGGCTTGTTAAAGGTTATTGCAGACAATCATTGGTCAGAAGATAATAGAGATTCTTATGCTTTTTGGCCACGATTAAGTGATCAGTTTGTAGAAAATAATAATCAGCCATCAACATGGTGGATGCGAGACGGGTCTTTTTTAAGATTAAAAACTGTTGAAGCGGGCTACAATTTCAATGAATCGTTTGTTTCTAAATTAGGAATGCAATCAGCAAGACTTTATTTTAGTGGAAATAATTTGGCTGTTTGGAGTAAGTTTAGACTTTGGGATCCAGAAATGGGAGGTAATGGTTTAGGTTACCCAATACAATCTGTCTACAATTTAGGTTTAAAAATTGATTTTTAA